The DNA region GATGATGATGCGGTCGGCCGTCCGCGCGCCCAGGGCTCGCCGGATGTCCCACAGGGCGCGGGACCAGATCTCGCCGTCCGCGTGGACCTCGCCGCGCACGTCCTCCGGGGAGTGCTTGCCCGTGTCCGTGCGGCGCAGGCAGTGGGGGACCGTGCTCGTGTACGAGGTGCTGTCCCAGTCCGCAATGCAGGGGAGCGGGGTGCGGATAGGGGCACCGTTCGCCCGCGCGACCGCCTCGCCGACACTCAGCGCGAGGTAATCGCCGAACGCCTCCCCGATGCTGCCCGCCTCCAGGCTGCTCCCGAAGCCCGGCACCTGGGCGGCGTGGACCGCGTGCCCGTACTCGTGGACGATCACCTCGCCGTCCTCGGCGTCGTCCACACCACCCTTGCCCAGGCGGATGATGTCGGGCTGGTCGTTCTGGTACGAGTTGTCCTGCCCCCACTGGCTCACCTTGATCTGCTGCTGGTCGCTGTTCACGGCGGGCAGGTCCGATCCGAAGCCGAGCGACTGGAGGTACTTCTGCGCCTCCGTCACCCAGAAGTACGCCATCACCTGCTCGAAGCCGTCCTGGTCACGGCTGAAGTTCAGGGCGCCGCCGACCGACACGGGCGCCCCCGTCTCGCTCACTACCCTCGCGTAGTCCCCGCTGAGGGCGCCACTGCCGTCGAGGTTCGTGAGGGTCACCGGGAAGTACGCACTCGCGGGCACGGCCCCCGCGCTGTCCTTGGCGTCGCTCAGGCTCTCGTCGCCCGTCGTCTGCACGGGGTTGGGCAGGAAGACGCGGGCAGGAACCTGACGTGGCCCGCTGGTCGGCTTGCCGTTCCCGCCCTGGGCGGCGAGCACGGTGGAGTCGGTGGCGTTCTGGACCCCGCATGCGGCAAGAAGGGTGACGGACAGCAGGACGGTCAGGCCTGAGCGAATCTTCATGGGTTGCACCTCGTGGGCCGCAGGATACTGCCTTTCTTTCTCACACAGCGGCGCAGGGTAGACTTCCCCGATGATAGGCAAGACGTATACCACCATGCTCGGCGGACGGGAACTGAGCATCGAGACGGGCAGGCTGGCGAAGCTCGTCAGCGGCAGCG from Deinococcus aetherius includes:
- a CDS encoding M36 family metallopeptidase, which encodes MKIRSGLTVLLSVTLLAACGVQNATDSTVLAAQGGNGKPTSGPRQVPARVFLPNPVQTTGDESLSDAKDSAGAVPASAYFPVTLTNLDGSGALSGDYARVVSETGAPVSVGGALNFSRDQDGFEQVMAYFWVTEAQKYLQSLGFGSDLPAVNSDQQQIKVSQWGQDNSYQNDQPDIIRLGKGGVDDAEDGEVIVHEYGHAVHAAQVPGFGSSLEAGSIGEAFGDYLALSVGEAVARANGAPIRTPLPCIADWDSTSYTSTVPHCLRRTDTGKHSPEDVRGEVHADGEIWSRALWDIRRALGARTADRIIIDAQFRFAPDTGFAAAAQGTVDTALALSGKGAAASVRQAFVDRGILR